One genomic segment of Chitinophaga sancti includes these proteins:
- a CDS encoding DUF5074 domain-containing protein gives MQRKLHTLLLAFAVFFIVSCKKDDNTSVISKGTYDNGYFIVNEGYFGSKGGDLSFRSYNTDTLSQDNYLKVNPSSPLATTSTTLEYGTIYNGKLYLVTNYGGPLVAADEYSLKESARNASLPASGHAFIGIDNSNGLLSTDDGIYPVTLSSLSLGTKITGVSGSVSDMLKSGSYVFALTANDGIVALNTSDYSIAKNLGTAIAGFAQGKDGYIYAAQTNALLKIDPSTLKVDTITTSFNVRYNEWVFTSSSIVASTQENAVYVLSDDQKVYRYVSGNNSSLSSAYITLPTDHYFYGKGIGYDAAKNTLVLTTTGGFYGDPDNTLYTYSAADATLKSAISYTDNLYPAMVVFH, from the coding sequence ATGCAAAGAAAATTACACACGCTCCTGTTAGCATTCGCCGTATTCTTCATAGTCTCTTGTAAAAAGGATGACAATACTTCAGTTATCTCCAAAGGCACTTATGACAATGGTTATTTCATTGTAAATGAAGGTTACTTCGGCTCCAAAGGAGGAGACCTGAGCTTCCGCAGCTATAATACGGATACCCTTTCGCAGGACAATTACCTGAAAGTGAACCCATCCAGCCCGCTGGCAACTACCTCCACCACCCTGGAATATGGTACCATCTATAATGGAAAACTTTACCTGGTAACCAACTATGGCGGTCCACTGGTAGCAGCTGATGAGTATTCCCTGAAAGAAAGCGCCAGGAATGCAAGTCTGCCGGCCAGCGGTCATGCATTCATCGGTATTGACAATAGCAATGGTCTGCTCAGTACTGACGATGGTATCTATCCGGTTACCTTATCTTCCCTGAGCCTGGGTACCAAAATCACGGGTGTAAGTGGCAGCGTTAGCGATATGCTCAAATCAGGCAGCTATGTATTTGCATTAACTGCTAACGACGGTATCGTAGCATTGAATACCAGCGACTACTCTATAGCAAAAAATTTAGGAACTGCCATAGCTGGTTTTGCACAGGGTAAAGATGGCTACATATATGCTGCACAAACAAATGCCCTGCTCAAAATCGATCCGTCTACACTGAAGGTCGATACAATCACCACCTCCTTTAATGTTCGCTATAACGAATGGGTATTCACCAGCAGCTCTATCGTCGCTTCTACCCAGGAAAATGCAGTCTATGTACTGAGCGATGACCAGAAGGTATACCGCTATGTATCCGGCAACAACAGCTCACTGAGCAGCGCTTATATCACCCTGCCAACTGACCACTACTTTTATGGTAAAGGTATTGGTTACGACGCTGCGAAAAATACCCTGGTACTGACCACTACAGGAGGATTCTATGGTGACCCTGACAATACGCTTTATACTTACAGCGCCGCAGACGCCACTTTAAAATCTGCAATTTCCTACACGGACAATTTATATCCAGCCATGGTCGTGTTCCATTAA
- a CDS encoding carbon-nitrogen hydrolase codes for MSKVKVGFVQMTCTANKAENLAKAIEQVKVAASKGAQIVCLQELFTSLYFCDEENYDNFSLAEPIPGPSTDALQKVAGELGVVIIASLFEKRTAGLYHNTTAVLDADGSYLGKYRKMHIPDDPAYYEKFYFTPGDLGYKVFKTKFATIGVLICWDQWYPEAARITALMGAEILFYPTAIGWATSQDEATNTEQYNAWQTIQRSHAVANGIHVVSVNRTGFEQEGRMKFWGGSFISNPFGTIIYQASHEEEEIHVEELDLSVTDRYRTHWPFMRDRRIDSYGNITKRFIDEA; via the coding sequence ATGTCAAAAGTCAAAGTAGGTTTTGTGCAAATGACTTGTACGGCCAATAAGGCGGAAAACCTTGCCAAAGCCATTGAGCAGGTAAAAGTTGCCGCATCCAAAGGTGCACAGATCGTTTGTTTACAGGAGCTGTTTACTTCCCTGTATTTTTGTGATGAAGAGAATTACGACAACTTCTCTCTCGCCGAGCCTATTCCCGGTCCATCTACAGATGCCCTTCAGAAAGTAGCTGGTGAACTGGGCGTTGTGATTATCGCCTCTCTCTTTGAAAAAAGAACTGCTGGCCTGTATCACAACACTACTGCTGTACTGGACGCTGACGGATCTTACCTTGGCAAATACCGTAAAATGCACATTCCGGACGATCCGGCATACTACGAAAAATTCTATTTCACCCCCGGTGATTTAGGCTATAAAGTTTTCAAAACCAAATTCGCCACCATCGGTGTACTCATCTGCTGGGATCAATGGTATCCTGAAGCTGCACGTATCACTGCGCTCATGGGTGCTGAAATACTCTTCTACCCTACCGCTATTGGCTGGGCGACCTCCCAGGACGAAGCAACCAATACAGAGCAATACAATGCATGGCAGACTATTCAGCGTAGTCATGCTGTTGCGAACGGTATCCATGTAGTTAGCGTGAACCGTACCGGTTTCGAGCAGGAAGGCCGCATGAAATTCTGGGGTGGCTCCTTCATCTCCAATCCGTTTGGTACCATCATCTACCAGGCTTCGCACGAAGAGGAAGAGATCCATGTGGAAGAGCTGGACCTGTCTGTAACAGACAGATATCGGACTCACTGGCCTTTCATGCGCGACAGAAGAATCGACTCTTACGGCAATATCACTAAAAGATTTATCGACGAAGCATAA
- a CDS encoding agmatine deiminase family protein, giving the protein MNGHPTLKQQGYFFPAEFHPHVATWLSWPHKEASWPGKIDAIYPYYSQFVKYLAESELVRINVADEAMKAAAAAHLQKAGVQMDKVEFFLHPTNDAWCRDHGPAFLINPTAADKKVIVDWGYNAWGGKYPPFDKDDVIPTLIANHYQLPVFHPGIVMEGGSVEFNGNGTVLTSTCCLLNENRNPHLTQAQLEIYLQDYYGVDQVLWVAEGIIGDDTDGHIDDTVRFVNEDTVLTVVESNKQDENYDLLQQNLQQLKQMRLLNGKQLNVIELPMPDAVVFEDQRLPASYANFYISNKHVIVPTYRCAKDDKALRIIQDCFKTREVVGIDSTEIIWGLGSFHCLSQQEPLV; this is encoded by the coding sequence ATGAACGGACATCCAACGCTGAAACAGCAGGGATACTTCTTCCCTGCCGAATTCCATCCGCATGTGGCTACATGGCTGAGCTGGCCTCATAAAGAAGCTAGCTGGCCAGGTAAGATTGACGCTATCTATCCTTACTACAGCCAGTTTGTAAAGTACCTGGCCGAAAGTGAGCTGGTGCGCATCAACGTGGCAGACGAAGCTATGAAAGCCGCAGCAGCTGCACACCTGCAAAAAGCAGGCGTTCAAATGGATAAAGTGGAATTTTTCCTGCATCCTACAAACGACGCCTGGTGTCGTGACCATGGTCCGGCTTTCCTGATCAATCCAACAGCTGCAGATAAGAAGGTGATCGTAGACTGGGGCTATAACGCCTGGGGGGGTAAATATCCTCCGTTCGACAAGGACGATGTGATCCCTACCCTGATCGCTAATCATTATCAATTACCGGTATTCCACCCCGGCATCGTCATGGAAGGTGGTTCTGTAGAATTCAATGGTAACGGAACAGTGTTGACCTCTACCTGTTGTCTGCTAAATGAAAACAGGAACCCGCACCTGACGCAGGCCCAGCTGGAAATTTACTTACAGGACTATTATGGTGTAGACCAGGTACTGTGGGTAGCAGAAGGGATTATCGGTGATGATACAGATGGTCATATTGACGATACTGTTCGCTTCGTAAACGAAGATACCGTGCTCACTGTGGTAGAAAGTAACAAACAGGACGAGAACTACGACCTGCTGCAGCAAAACCTGCAACAGTTAAAGCAGATGCGCCTGCTGAATGGCAAACAACTCAATGTAATTGAGTTGCCAATGCCGGATGCAGTTGTCTTTGAAGACCAGCGTCTGCCGGCTTCCTATGCTAATTTCTATATCAGCAACAAACATGTAATTGTTCCAACTTACCGTTGCGCAAAGGATGATAAGGCCCTCCGGATAATCCAGGATTGTTTTAAAACCCGTGAGGTAGTTGGTATTGATTCGACCGAGATCATCTGGGGACTGGGTAGTTTTCACTGCCTGAGTCAGCAGGAACCCCTGGTATAA
- a CDS encoding murein L,D-transpeptidase catalytic domain family protein codes for MKKPVIKKITQYTFAAGVFAVTTFGVLPSTGHKANSNVIAINKSAMSSRAMLYDNLALDSMGLSRTAFNYALQGMEKLEAEGKLANTDLITIVDFSLASSKKRLFVIDLKNGKVLFNTLVSHGRNSGTDVATAFSNSPESFKSSLGFYVTGDTYRGEHGYSLRLEGQEQGINDNAMSRGIVMHSAAYVNEKLAALQGYIGRSLGCPAIPEKVHRKIIEMIKDGTCLFLYSPDKYYMAHSRILESLPADTTIA; via the coding sequence ATGAAGAAACCTGTTATTAAAAAAATCACACAGTACACCTTTGCCGCCGGAGTTTTTGCAGTTACAACATTTGGAGTACTACCATCTACCGGTCATAAAGCAAACAGCAACGTAATTGCCATCAACAAATCTGCCATGAGCAGCAGGGCGATGTTGTATGATAACCTGGCATTGGATTCAATGGGATTATCCCGTACCGCTTTCAATTATGCTTTACAGGGCATGGAAAAACTTGAAGCAGAAGGCAAGTTAGCTAACACAGACCTGATCACGATCGTAGACTTCAGTCTTGCTTCCAGTAAGAAAAGACTGTTTGTTATAGATCTGAAAAACGGGAAAGTGCTGTTCAACACCCTTGTATCTCATGGCCGCAATTCCGGTACGGATGTAGCAACTGCATTCTCCAATTCACCGGAGAGCTTTAAAAGCAGCCTGGGTTTTTATGTAACGGGTGATACCTACAGGGGGGAGCATGGTTATAGCCTGCGCCTGGAAGGTCAGGAACAGGGCATCAATGACAACGCGATGAGTCGTGGAATTGTGATGCATAGCGCAGCCTATGTAAATGAGAAATTAGCTGCTTTGCAGGGTTATATTGGTCGCAGCTTAGGTTGTCCGGCCATTCCTGAAAAAGTACACAGGAAGATCATTGAAATGATCAAAGACGGCACCTGCCTCTTCCTGTACAGTCCTGATAAATACTATATGGCACATTCCAGGATCCTGGAATCACTGCCTGCCGATACTACGATTGCCTGA
- a CDS encoding L,D-transpeptidase family protein, whose translation MKKALIFSAFAISLIAGCKSDTKKTSGGDAAQHFEIPVTPRNNEITPANAYNGLFLETKDVEKFITNQKLDSNLANRLRSFYNARNFEYAWFDTSGLNEQAYGFRSLYDYSVDTSENNKALEYRLNALMNNEPDSAVSATDANIVKTELQLTQRFINYFLDAHKDDKDAVIAMEHYVPMQKNEILKQADAVISGKGYHATDIHNVYGDLTKELEKYTAIAKKGNWDSIPVEKKKKYKKGDNSPVIAAIKHRLQATGELDGKDTTGVYDDALEAAVNKFEGAHGHTPRGIITDTLIREMNVPAITIVEKLLINMERMRWTPPVPEGRLIMVNIPEFMLHAWDGKNKDFDMAVVVGKEGKGTTSFSGDLNQVVFSPYWNLPRSIIKEEVLPAMARNKSYLASHHMEVTGERNGVPVIRQVPGKENPLGRVKFLFPNSFNIYFHDTNQKELFNKDQRAYSHGCIRLSDPVKMANYLLHDQPEWTAEKIDSAMNSGKEKYVRVKNPVPVMISYYTTWVGADGQLHVVDDIYDHDRKIAAKLFTDVH comes from the coding sequence ATGAAAAAGGCATTGATATTTTCGGCTTTCGCGATCTCTTTGATCGCAGGTTGCAAATCTGATACGAAAAAGACTTCCGGCGGCGATGCCGCACAGCATTTTGAAATACCTGTCACCCCAAGGAACAACGAAATTACCCCGGCAAACGCGTACAATGGTCTTTTCCTTGAAACCAAAGATGTTGAGAAGTTCATCACTAACCAGAAACTGGATAGTAACCTTGCTAACAGGTTGCGTAGCTTTTACAACGCACGCAACTTTGAATACGCCTGGTTCGATACCAGTGGTCTGAATGAACAGGCATATGGATTCCGTAGTTTATACGATTATAGCGTAGACACCAGCGAAAACAATAAAGCACTGGAATATCGCCTCAATGCCCTTATGAACAATGAACCGGATTCAGCTGTCTCTGCCACCGATGCTAATATTGTGAAGACAGAGCTACAGCTGACACAACGATTCATTAACTACTTCCTCGATGCACATAAAGATGATAAAGATGCCGTGATAGCCATGGAACACTACGTGCCCATGCAAAAGAACGAGATCCTGAAACAGGCAGATGCTGTCATCTCAGGCAAAGGGTATCACGCTACCGATATTCATAATGTATATGGTGATCTGACAAAAGAACTGGAGAAATATACCGCTATCGCAAAGAAAGGTAACTGGGATAGCATTCCTGTAGAAAAGAAGAAGAAATACAAGAAAGGAGATAACAGCCCTGTCATAGCCGCCATCAAACATCGCTTGCAGGCAACCGGGGAACTGGACGGCAAAGACACGACCGGTGTATATGACGATGCGCTGGAAGCTGCTGTCAATAAATTTGAAGGTGCACATGGTCACACACCAAGAGGAATTATCACGGATACCCTTATACGTGAAATGAATGTACCGGCCATTACCATCGTCGAAAAACTACTGATCAATATGGAGCGTATGCGTTGGACACCACCTGTACCCGAAGGTAGACTCATCATGGTGAATATTCCCGAATTCATGCTCCATGCATGGGACGGCAAGAATAAAGACTTTGACATGGCAGTCGTAGTAGGCAAGGAAGGTAAAGGTACCACCAGCTTCTCCGGCGATCTGAACCAGGTTGTATTCAGTCCTTACTGGAACCTGCCCAGGAGCATTATCAAAGAAGAAGTATTACCTGCCATGGCCAGAAATAAAAGTTACCTGGCCAGCCATCATATGGAAGTGACCGGCGAAAGAAATGGCGTTCCGGTGATCAGGCAGGTACCCGGCAAAGAAAATCCATTGGGCAGGGTAAAATTCCTGTTTCCCAACAGCTTCAATATATATTTCCACGATACGAATCAAAAGGAATTATTCAACAAGGATCAGCGCGCATATAGCCATGGCTGTATAAGGCTGTCAGATCCTGTAAAAATGGCCAATTACCTGCTGCATGATCAGCCGGAATGGACAGCAGAAAAGATTGATAGTGCAATGAACAGTGGAAAAGAAAAGTACGTCAGAGTGAAGAACCCGGTACCCGTTATGATTTCCTATTATACTACCTGGGTAGGCGCAGACGGTCAGTTGCATGTGGTAGATGACATCTATGACCATGACCGTAAAATAGCTGCGAAATTATTTACTGACGTGCATTAA
- a CDS encoding TIGR03364 family FAD-dependent oxidoreductase, protein MQQFDLIITGGGILGTFHAFHALQKGLKVLLLERDNYPVGATVRNFGQVVPSGLADKWFNYGLTGLALYKSIQQKGDISVRQNGSIYIASDDDEQLLIHELKAHYDNIGYNAQLLPATAINERYPAIKREYAKEALFFPDEVSVEPDKMIHHLHAYMKESFKNFGISYYTPVTAIEETQGQIKVNNQFLANKVIICCGHEGKLLFPHIFTNSGQVVSKLQMLRTIPMPELQLNGNILTGLTIRRYESFATYCPSFNHVQTPPHYEELKKWGIHILFKQATDNSIIIGDSHEYAPISQSDDLGFHTNHYINELILEEASHIINIKNKQIATCWSGFYAQHNEKNIFEYDITPQIHIRTGIGGKGMTAGAGYAKESVDLLYGN, encoded by the coding sequence ATGCAACAATTTGATCTGATCATAACCGGCGGCGGTATCCTCGGTACCTTCCACGCCTTTCACGCTTTACAAAAGGGATTGAAAGTATTGTTACTGGAAAGGGATAACTATCCCGTTGGCGCTACCGTGCGCAACTTCGGACAGGTAGTCCCTTCCGGTCTGGCAGATAAATGGTTTAATTACGGCCTTACAGGTCTGGCACTCTACAAATCTATCCAGCAGAAAGGCGATATCTCTGTAAGGCAGAACGGAAGTATCTACATCGCATCTGATGACGATGAGCAATTACTGATTCACGAGCTGAAAGCTCATTATGATAACATAGGTTATAATGCGCAGTTGCTGCCTGCAACTGCAATAAACGAACGGTACCCTGCTATCAAACGGGAATATGCGAAGGAAGCACTCTTCTTTCCTGATGAAGTGAGTGTGGAACCGGATAAGATGATTCATCACCTGCACGCATATATGAAAGAATCATTTAAAAATTTCGGGATCTCATATTACACACCCGTTACGGCGATTGAAGAAACACAGGGTCAAATTAAAGTCAATAATCAGTTCCTGGCAAATAAAGTCATCATCTGCTGTGGCCATGAAGGCAAACTGCTATTCCCTCACATCTTCACCAACAGCGGTCAGGTAGTAAGCAAACTCCAGATGCTGCGCACCATCCCCATGCCTGAACTACAGCTGAATGGCAATATACTTACAGGCCTCACGATCCGCAGGTACGAAAGTTTCGCTACTTATTGCCCTTCTTTCAACCACGTTCAAACCCCACCGCATTATGAAGAACTAAAAAAGTGGGGCATTCATATTTTATTCAAACAAGCTACAGACAATAGCATCATCATTGGCGACAGTCATGAATATGCACCCATCAGCCAGTCCGACGATTTAGGTTTCCATACCAATCACTATATCAATGAACTGATCCTGGAAGAAGCTTCACATATCATTAATATAAAGAACAAACAAATCGCTACCTGTTGGAGCGGCTTCTATGCACAACACAATGAAAAGAACATCTTTGAATATGACATCACCCCGCAAATCCATATCCGTACAGGGATAGGAGGGAAGGGCATGACTGCAGGTGCGGGATATGCTAAGGAAAGTGTGGACCTGCTTTATGGGAATTAA